The proteins below are encoded in one region of Reichenbachiella sp. 5M10:
- the rplL gene encoding 50S ribosomal protein L7/L12 — MADLKEFAEQLVNLTVKEVNELAEILKDEYGIEPAAAAAPVMVAGAAGGDAGGAEEKSSFDVILKSPGGAKLAIVKLVKELTGLGLKEAKELVDGAPKPVKEGLAKDEAEGLKKQLEEAGAEVELA, encoded by the coding sequence ATGGCAGATTTAAAAGAATTCGCTGAACAGTTGGTTAACCTTACTGTAAAGGAAGTAAATGAATTAGCTGAAATATTGAAAGATGAGTACGGTATTGAGCCTGCTGCTGCTGCTGCGCCTGTAATGGTTGCTGGAGCTGCTGGTGGAGATGCTGGTGGAGCTGAAGAAAAAAGCTCTTTTGACGTAATCTTGAAGTCACCAGGAGGTGCTAAATTGGCTATCGTGAAATTGGTGAAAGAATTGACAGGTCTTGGATTGAAAGAAGCTAAGGAATTAGTAGATGGCGCTCCTAAGCCAGTTAAGGAAGGTTTAGCTAAAGATGAGGCTGAAGGTCTCAAGAAGCAACTAGAAGAAGCAGGAGCTGAAGTAGAGCTTGCATAA
- the rplJ gene encoding 50S ribosomal protein L10, translating into MTREEKAKIIEELSGKFKSSGNFYFTDAAGMTVAEVNDLRRKCFESGVEYRVIKNTLIKKALETVDADFSSLNEEVLTGFSGVMFTGEDSANVPAKLIKKFKKDDKLDRPKLKGASIEYDLFIGEEHLNTLADLKSKNELIGEVIGLLQSPAKNVISSLQSGGQTLSGLLQTLSER; encoded by the coding sequence ATGACAAGAGAAGAAAAAGCCAAAATTATAGAGGAGCTTTCGGGTAAATTTAAGTCAAGTGGAAACTTCTACTTTACGGATGCAGCAGGAATGACTGTTGCGGAAGTGAATGACTTGAGAAGAAAGTGCTTCGAAAGTGGCGTAGAATACAGGGTAATCAAGAATACCTTGATTAAAAAGGCATTGGAAACAGTCGATGCTGATTTCTCTTCATTGAATGAAGAAGTTTTGACAGGTTTTTCAGGTGTAATGTTTACTGGAGAAGATTCAGCAAACGTACCTGCTAAGCTTATCAAAAAGTTTAAAAAGGATGACAAATTAGATAGACCAAAGCTTAAAGGGGCTTCCATCGAATACGATCTCTTTATAGGTGAGGAACATCTCAATACATTAGCTGATCTCAAGTCTAAAAATGAGCTTATCGGAGAAGTTATTGGATTGTTGCAATCTCCAGCCAAAAATGTTATTTCTTCGCTTCAGAGTGGAGGACAAACACTTTCTGGACTATTACAGACTTTGTCTGAACGTTAA
- the rplA gene encoding 50S ribosomal protein L1, translated as MAKLTKNQKLAAEKYDKTQSYSIEEASKLVKEITRTKFDASVDLDIRLGVDPRKADQMVRGVVALPHGTGKDVRVLVLCTPDKEQEAKDAGADHVGLDDYIKKIEGGWTDIDVIITMPTVMAKVGRIGRVLGPRGLMPNPKSGTVTLDVAKAVNEVKSGKIDFKVDKFGIIHASVGKVSFTPEQIKDNALELINTISKLKPASAKGTYVKVISLSSTMSSGIKIDKGSIAGL; from the coding sequence ATGGCAAAATTGACGAAAAATCAGAAACTAGCTGCTGAAAAGTATGACAAGACTCAAAGCTATAGCATTGAGGAAGCATCTAAGCTAGTGAAGGAAATTACTAGAACTAAATTCGACGCATCGGTAGATCTCGATATTAGGTTAGGAGTTGATCCAAGAAAGGCAGACCAGATGGTGAGAGGAGTAGTAGCTCTTCCACACGGAACGGGAAAGGACGTACGAGTACTTGTACTATGTACGCCTGACAAAGAGCAAGAAGCAAAGGATGCAGGAGCGGATCATGTAGGATTGGATGACTATATCAAGAAAATCGAAGGTGGTTGGACGGATATTGATGTCATCATTACAATGCCTACAGTTATGGCCAAAGTGGGTCGTATCGGTCGAGTTCTCGGGCCTAGAGGCTTGATGCCAAACCCAAAATCTGGTACAGTTACTTTGGACGTAGCTAAAGCAGTAAATGAAGTAAAATCTGGTAAGATAGATTTCAAAGTAGACAAGTTCGGTATCATTCATGCGAGTGTAGGGAAAGTTTCTTTCACTCCAGAACAGATCAAGGACAATGCTTTGGAATTGATAAACACAATATCAAAATTGAAGCCTGCAAGTGCAAAAGGTACTTATGTGAAAGTCATTAGTCTTTCTAGTACAATGAGCTCAGGTATCAAGATTGATAAAGGGTCGATTGCTGGATTGTAA
- the rplK gene encoding 50S ribosomal protein L11, producing the protein MAKEISGYLKLQIKGGAANPSPPVGPALGSKGLNIMDFCKQFNARTQEKAGQVLPVLITIYTDKSFDFVIKTPPAAVLLLNAANLKKGSSESNRDKVGSVSWDQVKEIAETKMPDLNAFTVESAMKLVAGTARSMGIKVSGQAPWAN; encoded by the coding sequence ATGGCTAAGGAAATTAGTGGTTACTTAAAGTTACAGATTAAGGGTGGTGCTGCCAATCCTTCTCCTCCTGTAGGACCTGCGCTAGGTAGTAAGGGTCTTAACATTATGGATTTCTGTAAGCAATTTAATGCTAGAACCCAAGAAAAAGCGGGTCAGGTACTCCCTGTGCTCATTACTATCTACACTGACAAGTCTTTTGACTTTGTAATCAAGACCCCTCCAGCGGCAGTATTGTTACTCAATGCTGCTAATCTCAAAAAAGGTTCTTCTGAATCTAACAGAGATAAGGTAGGTTCTGTGTCTTGGGATCAAGTCAAAGAAATTGCAGAGACTAAAATGCCGGATTTGAACGCATTTACAGTGGAATCTGCAATGAAGTTGGTCGCTGGTACAGCAAGAAGTATGGGAATCAAAGTAAGTGGACAAGCCCCTTGGGCCAATTAA
- the nusG gene encoding transcription termination/antitermination protein NusG: MSELKWYVVRAVSGQEKKVKSYLETEITRMGLEDFIPQVMIPAEKVYEMRNGKKRVRERNFFPGYILISADINHGEVQHTITNIPGVIGFLGANDGGPSKTPVALRQNEVNRILGKVDEAEEQEEQLDTPFIVGEAVKVMDGPFSGFTGNVEEVFEERKKLNVMVKIFGRNTPVELNYIQVEKTE, from the coding sequence ATGAGTGAACTAAAATGGTACGTAGTTCGTGCTGTCAGTGGACAAGAGAAGAAAGTAAAGTCTTATCTTGAAACTGAAATCACCAGAATGGGTCTAGAAGATTTCATTCCTCAAGTAATGATACCTGCAGAAAAGGTATATGAGATGAGAAATGGAAAAAAGAGAGTCCGAGAGAGAAATTTCTTTCCTGGATACATCTTGATATCTGCTGACATCAATCATGGTGAAGTGCAACACACCATCACCAATATCCCAGGAGTAATAGGGTTTTTAGGGGCAAATGATGGGGGACCATCCAAAACACCTGTCGCACTACGTCAAAATGAGGTGAACCGAATTTTGGGTAAAGTAGACGAGGCGGAAGAGCAAGAAGAACAGCTCGATACGCCGTTTATTGTAGGCGAGGCAGTCAAAGTGATGGACGGTCCATTTAGTGGTTTCACAGGCAATGTGGAGGAAGTCTTCGAAGAGAGGAAAAAGCTTAACGTTATGGTTAAGATTTTTGGTCGAAACACGCCTGTAGAACTTAATTATATTCAAGTAGAAAAAACAGAGTAG
- the secE gene encoding preprotein translocase subunit SecE — MTKLINFFKESYDEMAHKVTWSKYSELQSSSVLVLVASLIFALFIGLIDISFENLLDWYYHNL, encoded by the coding sequence ATGACTAAACTGATTAATTTTTTTAAGGAATCTTATGATGAAATGGCCCACAAAGTTACATGGTCCAAGTATTCAGAACTACAGAGTAGTTCGGTTTTAGTCCTTGTCGCTTCCCTGATCTTTGCGTTGTTCATTGGTCTAATAGATATCAGTTTTGAGAATCTATTGGACTGGTATTATCATAACCTTTAA
- the tuf gene encoding elongation factor Tu: protein MAKETFDRSKPHVNIGTIGHVDHGKTTLTAAISKVLSDKGLAEIKDFGSIDNAPEEAERGITINTSHIEYQTEKRHYAHVDCPGHADYVKNMITGAAQMDGAIIVVAATDGPMPQTREHILLSRQVGVPALVVFMNKVDLVDDPELLELVEMEVRELLSEYDFPGDDIPVIAGSALGGLNGEPEWVAKIDELMDAVDNYIPLPERAIDKDFLMPVEDVFSITGRGTVATGRIERGVTNTGDPVDIIGMGAEDMKSTITGVEMFRKILDRGEAGDNVGLLLRGIEKDQIKRGMIICKPGSVNPHAKFKAEVYVLSKEEGGRHTPFFNRYRPQFYVRTTDVTGEIMLPEGVEMVMPGDNVTIEVTLINKIAMEKGLRFAIREGGRTVGSGQVTEILD, encoded by the coding sequence ATGGCTAAAGAAACCTTTGACCGTTCGAAACCTCACGTGAATATTGGTACTATTGGTCACGTGGATCACGGAAAGACAACCTTGACCGCTGCAATATCAAAAGTATTGTCAGACAAAGGTCTTGCAGAAATTAAGGATTTTGGTTCTATCGATAACGCTCCAGAAGAAGCAGAAAGAGGAATCACAATCAATACTTCTCACATTGAATACCAAACTGAGAAGCGTCACTACGCTCACGTTGACTGTCCTGGTCACGCGGATTATGTGAAAAACATGATTACTGGTGCGGCTCAAATGGATGGTGCGATCATCGTAGTAGCTGCTACAGACGGACCAATGCCACAAACTAGAGAGCACATCTTGCTTTCTCGTCAGGTAGGTGTTCCTGCTTTGGTTGTATTTATGAATAAAGTCGATTTGGTCGACGATCCTGAACTGCTTGAGCTAGTTGAAATGGAAGTGAGAGAATTGCTTTCTGAGTACGACTTCCCAGGTGATGATATTCCTGTAATCGCTGGATCTGCTCTTGGTGGATTGAACGGTGAGCCAGAGTGGGTTGCTAAAATCGATGAGTTGATGGATGCAGTAGATAACTACATTCCGTTACCAGAAAGAGCAATCGATAAGGATTTCTTGATGCCTGTAGAGGATGTGTTCTCTATTACAGGTAGAGGTACTGTAGCGACAGGTAGAATCGAAAGAGGTGTAACTAACACTGGAGATCCTGTTGATATCATCGGTATGGGTGCAGAAGACATGAAGTCTACAATCACTGGTGTTGAGATGTTTAGAAAAATATTGGATAGAGGTGAAGCTGGCGATAACGTTGGTCTACTTTTGAGAGGTATTGAGAAAGACCAAATCAAAAGAGGTATGATTATCTGTAAGCCTGGTTCTGTAAACCCACACGCTAAATTCAAAGCTGAAGTTTACGTACTATCTAAAGAAGAAGGTGGACGTCACACTCCATTCTTCAACAGATACCGTCCTCAGTTCTACGTAAGAACAACAGACGTAACTGGTGAGATCATGCTTCCAGAAGGAGTTGAAATGGTAATGCCAGGTGATAACGTAACTATCGAGGTAACTTTGATCAACAAAATCGCAATGGAAAAAGGATTGAGATTTGCGATCAGAGAAGGCGGTAGAACAGTTGGTTCTGGACAAGTAACAGAAATCTTAGACTAA
- a CDS encoding M1 family metallopeptidase, producing the protein MTTTQMPSDPHSYAIPSESVISHLDWDANVSFQTKTIEASATYILKNSSEAQKIILDTKNLTIFSVTDNEGHVLPYELGDEQVHLGQALTIKITPSTASIKIHYKTSPDAEALQWLSPKQTANKTSPFLFTQSQAILARTWIPIQDSPGIRFTYSAKVQVPQELLALMSASNPTEKNDSGLYLFEMQQAIPAYLMALTVGDVSYASLGKRSGVYAEPSLLAKSAYEFENLEQMIQAAETLYGPYRWERYDVIVLPPSFPFGGMENPRLTFATPTIIAGDRSLISLVAHELAHSWSGNLVTNATWNDFWLNEGFTVYFENRIMEALYGREYAEMLALLSLQDLQEEVKEINDIHPADTHLKLDLTGRNPDDGVTAIAYDKGYYLLRMLEETVGREVWDDFVRKYFDEHAFQGMTTEEFILILQKDLLDAHHIDMSPSLYKEWIYKSGLPSNCPQPVSNKFIRVEQAIDNWVDNQNPQILREEYDAEQWSTHEWLHFIRTLPTPYPAAKMAVLDQAFGLTQSGNSEIFAVWGVLVIANQYKTAYPELQEFLIHTGRRKFLMPLYKEMIKTAEGKRRAQEIYTLARPNYHSVAYNSLDPLLQ; encoded by the coding sequence ATGACGACAACCCAAATGCCATCAGACCCACATTCTTATGCGATTCCTTCTGAATCTGTCATCTCTCATTTGGATTGGGACGCAAATGTAAGTTTCCAAACCAAAACAATCGAAGCTAGCGCCACATATATTTTAAAAAATTCTTCTGAAGCTCAAAAAATCATCCTAGACACGAAAAATCTCACGATATTTTCGGTCACGGATAACGAGGGACATGTCCTCCCTTACGAACTAGGGGATGAGCAAGTCCATTTAGGCCAAGCACTGACAATCAAAATCACACCCTCGACTGCTTCGATCAAAATCCACTACAAAACCTCTCCTGATGCTGAAGCGCTCCAATGGCTCAGCCCCAAACAAACTGCAAACAAAACCTCTCCCTTCTTATTCACTCAGTCCCAAGCCATACTGGCTCGGACGTGGATTCCAATTCAAGATTCTCCAGGAATCCGCTTCACTTATTCTGCAAAAGTTCAAGTCCCTCAAGAGCTACTTGCCCTCATGAGCGCAAGCAACCCCACCGAAAAAAACGATTCGGGGCTGTATCTATTCGAAATGCAACAAGCCATACCCGCCTACCTCATGGCACTTACCGTAGGGGATGTGTCCTATGCCAGTCTTGGCAAGCGAAGTGGTGTATATGCAGAACCGAGCCTTCTCGCCAAATCAGCCTATGAATTTGAAAATCTGGAGCAAATGATCCAAGCCGCTGAAACCCTCTATGGCCCGTACCGGTGGGAACGCTATGACGTCATCGTCCTTCCTCCTAGCTTTCCTTTCGGGGGAATGGAAAACCCACGGCTCACTTTCGCTACACCTACAATCATCGCAGGAGATCGCTCACTTATATCCCTAGTGGCACACGAGCTCGCTCACTCATGGTCTGGCAACTTAGTCACCAATGCCACTTGGAATGACTTTTGGCTCAACGAAGGCTTCACTGTCTATTTTGAAAATCGTATCATGGAAGCTCTCTACGGTAGAGAGTATGCCGAAATGCTGGCTCTGCTCTCCTTACAAGATCTCCAGGAAGAAGTAAAAGAGATCAATGATATCCACCCTGCAGACACACATCTCAAACTCGACCTCACGGGCAGAAACCCCGACGATGGAGTCACTGCCATCGCATATGACAAGGGGTACTACTTGCTCCGTATGTTGGAAGAAACAGTCGGTCGCGAAGTTTGGGACGATTTTGTCCGCAAGTACTTCGATGAACATGCGTTTCAGGGAATGACTACAGAGGAATTCATCCTCATACTTCAAAAAGACTTGCTCGATGCTCATCATATAGACATGTCTCCATCCCTCTACAAGGAATGGATTTATAAGTCAGGCTTACCCAGCAATTGCCCACAGCCTGTGTCCAACAAATTTATACGAGTGGAGCAAGCGATCGACAACTGGGTAGACAACCAGAATCCACAAATCCTTCGAGAAGAATATGACGCAGAACAGTGGAGTACCCACGAGTGGCTCCATTTCATCCGCACACTACCTACCCCCTATCCAGCAGCAAAAATGGCCGTACTGGATCAGGCATTTGGTCTAACTCAATCGGGCAACAGTGAAATATTCGCAGTATGGGGAGTCCTCGTCATCGCCAACCAATACAAAACAGCCTACCCTGAGTTGCAAGAGTTTCTCATCCATACGGGACGAAGGAAATTTCTCATGCCGCTATACAAGGAGATGATAAAAACAGCCGAAGGAAAGCGTAGAGCCCAAGAAATATATACCTTGGCACGTCCAAATTACCACTCGGTAGCCTATAATTCCTTGGATCCATTGCTGCAGTGA
- a CDS encoding metallophosphoesterase, with protein sequence MADVHLHDVYATLDSTDYQGVWNPKSKRFATIRTMGSQLHSTRIFNENYFAFLAALDDIASRGIHYVVMPGDFSDDGQPMNIRALRDILNEYRTHHDITFLLATGNHDPVRPFNLPAGKRDFLGTNGQNQVIMSKSGLYTPTRNDELPVVLTPSVQKSGYHDILSLLGEFGFYPNKDHLYWSCPFANYDYESYTYDLAQEQSALEQRQYAIASPGFVVPDVSYVCEPVEGVWFLSIDANVYIPKPAAHDPEQPQSYGSASTGYNHVLSHKRHLITWVKKIVEEAKRLDKTLIPFSHYPMVDFYDEATGEIRQLFGQDGMQLHRIPSEEVAQLFAKAGLTVHFGGHMHINDTGIRLIEENSLVNVQIPSIAAYIPGYKIATLLPEGQLEIETITLDTVPRFDELFALYQMEYDYMKEQGNSPLWDRQILEAKSYIEYTEWHLKQLIAFRFVRDWPEELKNQLLQSTGLDLLYASQEHVDFDSALSSQRYTATARQKVASLLAQAQSKTSDWQAWTGYDLILDFYRLRSADELAFALIGEERLAQYELLYQAFDPDSSSMLHSQIYDLLKITHHFTHGAPADHFKINLRTGALSRINDRTN encoded by the coding sequence TTGGCTGATGTCCATCTGCATGATGTCTACGCTACATTGGACAGCACAGACTACCAAGGAGTCTGGAACCCAAAAAGCAAGCGTTTTGCCACGATACGAACGATGGGATCACAGCTTCATTCTACACGGATATTCAACGAAAACTACTTCGCATTCCTTGCAGCACTGGACGATATCGCCTCTCGGGGGATCCACTATGTCGTCATGCCTGGAGACTTCAGTGACGATGGACAACCGATGAACATCCGCGCACTACGCGATATACTCAACGAATACCGTACCCACCACGACATTACTTTCTTGCTTGCAACTGGCAATCATGACCCTGTACGTCCTTTCAATCTCCCCGCTGGCAAGAGAGATTTTTTGGGGACCAATGGACAAAACCAGGTTATCATGAGCAAATCAGGACTATATACTCCTACACGTAACGACGAACTTCCTGTTGTACTGACTCCTAGTGTCCAAAAATCGGGGTATCATGATATCCTCTCCCTCCTCGGAGAATTTGGATTCTACCCCAACAAAGACCATCTATACTGGTCGTGTCCCTTTGCGAATTATGACTATGAATCCTATACCTATGACCTAGCTCAAGAGCAATCAGCCCTCGAGCAGCGCCAATACGCAATCGCATCTCCGGGTTTTGTAGTGCCTGATGTGAGCTACGTCTGTGAACCAGTCGAAGGCGTGTGGTTCCTTTCCATCGATGCGAATGTTTACATCCCGAAACCTGCAGCTCACGACCCAGAGCAGCCTCAAAGTTACGGCAGTGCGAGTACGGGCTACAATCACGTCTTGAGTCACAAACGACACTTAATCACTTGGGTCAAAAAGATCGTGGAAGAAGCTAAACGTCTAGACAAAACTCTGATTCCCTTTAGCCACTACCCCATGGTCGACTTCTATGACGAGGCGACAGGAGAAATCAGGCAATTGTTTGGGCAAGACGGCATGCAACTCCATCGTATCCCCAGCGAAGAAGTCGCCCAGCTCTTTGCTAAAGCAGGGTTAACGGTCCATTTTGGGGGACACATGCACATCAACGACACGGGCATTCGTTTGATCGAGGAAAACTCCTTGGTCAACGTCCAAATCCCTTCTATCGCAGCGTATATCCCTGGGTACAAAATCGCGACCCTCCTCCCTGAGGGACAGTTGGAAATCGAGACCATCACCCTAGATACGGTACCTCGCTTCGACGAACTCTTTGCCCTCTACCAAATGGAGTACGATTATATGAAAGAACAAGGCAACTCACCGCTATGGGACCGTCAAATCCTAGAGGCCAAGAGCTATATCGAATACACCGAATGGCATCTCAAACAGCTCATTGCTTTCCGGTTTGTAAGAGACTGGCCAGAGGAGCTGAAAAACCAACTGCTCCAAAGTACAGGATTAGATCTACTCTATGCCAGCCAAGAGCATGTGGATTTTGACTCTGCGCTAAGCTCCCAGAGATACACAGCCACAGCCAGACAAAAGGTTGCTTCACTTTTGGCACAAGCTCAATCTAAGACAAGTGACTGGCAAGCCTGGACGGGATACGATTTGATACTTGACTTCTACCGACTCAGGAGTGCGGACGAATTGGCCTTTGCTCTGATTGGAGAAGAACGGCTGGCACAATACGAGCTGTTGTATCAAGCCTTTGATCCTGACTCATCCTCAATGCTCCATTCCCAAATCTATGATCTGCTCAAAATCACACACCATTTCACTCACGGAGCTCCTGCAGATCATTTCAAAATAAACCTCCGTACAGGGGCCTTGTCCCGCATCAACGATCGTACAAACTGA
- a CDS encoding RagB/SusD family nutrient uptake outer membrane protein — protein MNYKDILKPSALVALLILIGSMGCTDLDEIVIDEIIPEDIETVEGIEASLLSATYAKQEGIFADYGGVWALQEFSTDEALLPVRGEDWRDGGKWKELHEFGWGASSVVPEGVWSRLNQAVAQAASTIDVLKDSQDPDASLYLAEAKALWVLYTYYIVDLYGQVPYRDPLDLDYSAVPEILTSTEAIDICIAMLEEAVPELAEHGSRGTDSGRMTKEGAYALLAKIYLNRAVYEDRYNESAAFDFVSSGYMDQVIDYTDRLIQSGVFSLEPDYFEIFDVSNNNNQEHILAYIQSNTGGNTGQNDFTYLSMGRNQKANPDNNRGSNASCTTPDYFATWDANRDDPRFHKHTLLNGGEVYRNDGTDVSLPYDGTFHFNRGFQSGQQYAPVIADGAFQMDPADPSRVLVQALYTEKTPDLLMDFTPELDFDVEGDAAFSQDQINRGVRVFKQEYDAENERGTGGVNIPLFRLGGVYTMRAEAKFRKGDVTGALADINLLRTSRWSLDIDGNTYYGKPLTALDEETLYREISYELYWEGERRSQMIRFGTFEEAYTAKPVSEPYRRVFAIPQLELDVNKDFVQNEGY, from the coding sequence ATGAACTACAAAGATATATTGAAGCCTAGTGCTCTCGTAGCACTGCTGATACTGATAGGATCCATGGGGTGTACAGACCTAGATGAGATCGTGATTGATGAGATCATACCAGAGGATATAGAAACGGTCGAGGGGATCGAAGCATCTCTTTTGTCGGCTACCTATGCCAAGCAAGAAGGAATATTCGCAGATTATGGTGGGGTATGGGCCTTGCAGGAGTTTAGCACGGATGAGGCACTACTTCCTGTCAGGGGTGAAGACTGGAGAGACGGTGGCAAGTGGAAGGAACTCCATGAGTTTGGATGGGGCGCATCCAGCGTAGTGCCTGAGGGGGTATGGAGCCGACTCAACCAAGCAGTCGCTCAAGCGGCGAGTACCATCGATGTGTTGAAGGATAGTCAAGATCCGGATGCGAGTCTTTATTTGGCAGAAGCCAAAGCACTATGGGTATTGTATACCTACTACATCGTCGACCTGTATGGCCAGGTGCCATACCGTGATCCATTGGATTTGGACTACAGCGCGGTACCTGAGATTTTGACGAGTACCGAAGCGATCGATATCTGCATCGCTATGCTAGAGGAGGCTGTACCCGAATTGGCAGAGCATGGGTCGCGAGGGACGGACTCTGGTCGTATGACCAAGGAAGGAGCCTATGCTTTGCTTGCCAAGATTTATCTCAATCGGGCGGTGTATGAGGATCGCTACAACGAGAGTGCTGCCTTTGATTTTGTCAGTAGTGGGTATATGGATCAAGTGATTGATTATACGGATAGACTCATTCAGTCTGGGGTATTCTCTTTGGAACCAGACTATTTTGAGATTTTTGATGTGAGCAATAACAACAACCAAGAGCATATCTTGGCGTATATTCAGAGCAACACAGGAGGGAATACAGGACAGAATGATTTCACGTACTTGTCGATGGGGCGAAACCAAAAAGCCAATCCAGACAACAATCGTGGATCGAATGCTTCCTGTACTACGCCTGATTACTTTGCGACATGGGATGCCAATCGGGACGATCCAAGGTTCCACAAACATACGCTGCTCAACGGAGGAGAAGTCTACCGCAACGATGGCACGGATGTTAGCTTACCCTATGATGGCACCTTTCATTTCAACAGAGGCTTTCAGTCTGGGCAGCAGTATGCGCCAGTGATTGCAGATGGGGCATTCCAGATGGATCCTGCAGATCCATCGCGTGTACTGGTTCAGGCGCTTTATACGGAGAAGACCCCAGATTTACTAATGGATTTTACACCAGAGTTGGATTTTGATGTAGAGGGTGATGCAGCTTTTTCGCAAGACCAAATCAATCGTGGTGTGCGTGTGTTCAAACAAGAGTATGATGCCGAAAACGAAAGAGGAACGGGTGGAGTGAATATTCCGCTGTTTAGACTAGGGGGAGTGTACACGATGCGAGCAGAGGCCAAATTCCGAAAAGGAGATGTGACCGGTGCACTTGCAGATATCAATCTATTGAGAACTTCTCGATGGAGCCTTGATATCGATGGCAATACTTACTACGGGAAGCCGTTGACGGCCTTGGACGAAGAGACACTGTACCGTGAGATTAGTTACGAACTTTATTGGGAGGGTGAGCGACGATCACAGATGATTCGTTTTGGGACTTTTGAGGAGGCATATACTGCCAAGCCAGTTTCTGAGCCTTACCGTAGAGTCTTTGCCATTCCTCAGTTAGAGCTTGATGTCAACAAGGATTTTGTGCAAAACGAAGGGTACTAG